A genomic region of Manihot esculenta cultivar AM560-2 chromosome 15, M.esculenta_v8, whole genome shotgun sequence contains the following coding sequences:
- the LOC110602143 gene encoding callose synthase 3 isoform X1 — protein sequence MASSSRGPDQSTLQPQRRIMRTQTAGNLGESIFDSEVVPSSLVEIAPILRVANEVESTNPRVAYLCRFYAFEKAHRLDPTSSGRGVRQFKTALLQRLERENDPTLKGRVKKSDAREMQSFYQHYYKKYIQALQNAADKADRAQLTKAYQTANVLFEVLKAVNMTQSIEVDREILEAQDKVAEKTQIYVAYNILPLDPDSANQAIMRYPEIKAAVLALRYTRGLPWPKDYNRKKDEDILDWLQAMFGFQKDNVANQREHLILLLANVHIRQFPKPDQQPKLDERALTEVMKKLFKNYKKWCKYLDRKSSLWLPTIQQEVQQRKLLYIGLYLLIWGEAANLRFMPECLCYIYHHMAFELYGMLAGNVSPMTGENVKPAYGGEEEAFLKKVVTPIYDVIAKEAERSKKGRSKHSQWRNYDDLNEYFWSVDCFRLGWPMRADADFFHLRAEQFRYEKNGENKPAFTDRWVGKVNFVEIRTFWHVFRSFDRLWSFFILWLQAMIILAWNGSGELSSVFTGDIFKKVLSVFITAAILKLGQAVLDVILSWKASQSMSFHVKLRYILKVVSAAAWVVVLPVTYAYTWENPPGFAQTIKSWFGNNSSSPSLFILAVVIYLSPNMLAAILFLFPFIRRFLEGSNYKIVMLMMWWSQPRLYVGRGMHESALSLFKYTVFWVLLIVTKLAFSYYIEIKPLVGPTKAVMDVHVTTYQWHEFFPRAKNNIGVVIALWAPIILVYFMDAQIWYAIFSTLFGGVYGAFRRLGEIRTLGMLRSRFQSLPGAFNACLIPEEKNEPKRKGLKATLSRNFAEIPSNKNKEAARFAQLWNKIISSFRDEDLISNREMDLLLVPYWADQDLELIQWPPFLLASKIPIALDMAKDSNGKDKELKKRIDADNYMSCAVRECYASFRNIIKALVQGEREKEVINFIFSEVDKHIEDGTLISEYRMSALPSLYDHFVTLIKYLLDNNKDDRDQVVILFQDMLEVVTRDIMMEDHISSLVDSVHGGSGHEEMTSLDQQYQLFASSGAIKFPIERVTEAWKEKIKRLFLLLTTKESAMDVPSNLEARRRISFFSNSLFMDMPDAPKVRNMLSFSVLTPYYTEEVLFSLKDLEVPNEDGVSILFYLQKIFPDEWNNFLQRVNCSTEEELKDFLERGKSRSDDGAKGAEELEEELRLWASYRGQTLTRTVRGMMYYRKALELQAFLDMAGHEDLMEGYKAIELNTDDRSKGERSLLTQCQALADMKFTYVVSCQQYGIDKRSGHARAQDILRLMTKYPSLRVAYIDEVEVTNQDKSKKSNHKVYYSALVKAASPKSIDPSEPVQNLDEVIYRIKLPGPAILGEGKPENQNHAIIFTRGEGLQTIDMNQDNYMEEALKMRNLLQEFLKKHDGVRHPSILGLREHIFTGSVSSLAWFMSNQETSFVTIGQRLLANPLKVRFHYGHPDVFDRLFHLTRGGVSKASKVINLSEDIFAGFNSTLREGNVTHHEYIQVGKGRDVGLNQISMFEAKIANGNGEQTLSRDIYRLGHRFDFFRMLSCYFTTVGFYFSTLITVLTVYVFLYGRLYLVLSGLEEGLIDQKALRDNKPLQVALASQSFVQIGFLMALPMLMEIGLERGFRTALSEFILMQLQLAPVFFTFSLGTKTHYYGRTLLHGGAKYRPTGRGFVVFHAKFAENYRLYSRSHFVKGIEMMILLVVYQIFGQSYRSAVAYVLITVSMWFMVGTWLFAPFLFNPSGFEWQKIVDDWTDWNKWISNRGGIGVPPEKSWESWWEEEQEHLRHSGKRGIVAEILLSLRFFIYQYGLVYHLKLTTNTKSFLVYGISWLVIFLILFVMKTVSVGRRKFSANFQLVFRLIKGMIFLTFVSILVTLIALPHMTVQDIIVCILAFMPTGWGMLLIAQACKPLVHRAGFWGSVRTLARGYEIVMGLLLFTPVAFLAWFPFVSEFQTRMLFNQAFSRGLQISRILGGQRKDRSSRNKE from the exons ATGGCTTCCTCGTCGAGAGGCCCAGATCAGTCGACGCTGCAGCCGCAGCGGCGGATAATGAGGACGCAGACGGCGGGGAATCTTGGAGAGTCGATATTTGACAGTGAGGTTGTGCCATCTTCACTTGTTGAAATCGCACCGATCCTTCGTGTTGCTAATGAAGTAGAATCTACAAACCCAAGAGTTGCTTATCTAT GTCGATTTTATGCATTTGAGAAAGCACATAGGTTGGACCCTACTTCTAGTGGACGTGGTGTTCGCCAATTTAAAACTGCACTACTTCAACGACTCGAAAGG GAGAATGATCCAACCTTGAAGGGAAGGGTGAAAAAGAGTGATGCACGGGAAATGCAGAGTTTTTATCAGCattattacaaaaaatatatCCAAGCTTTACAAAATGCTGCTGACAAAGCTGATCG TGCGCAACTTACAAAGGCTTACCAAACTGCTAATGTTCTCTTTGAGGTTTTGAAAGCTGTTAACATGACACAATCTATTGAAGTGGATCGTGAG ATTTTAGAAGCTCAGGATAAAGTTGCTGAAAAGACTCAGATATATGTCGCGTACAATATCCTTCCTCTTGATCCTGATAGTGCAAATCAGGCGATTATGAGATATCCTGAG ATAAAAGCTGCCGTTCTTGCCTTGCGTTATACGCGTGGTCTTCCATGGCCCAAGGACTACAATAGGAAAAAAGATGAAGATATTTTAGATTGGCTTCAGGCCATGTTTGGGTTTCAG AAGGATAATGTGGCCAATCAAAGGGAGCACTTAATCTTATTGCTTGCAAATGTGCACATTCGACAATTTCCAAAACCTGATCAACAACCCAAG TTGGATGAGCGTGCACTGACAGAAGTGATGAAGAAACTTTTCAAGAACTACAAAAAATGGTGCAAGTACCTGGATAGAAAAAGTAGTCTTTG GTTGCCAACCATACAACAGGAGGTGCAACAGCGTAAATTACTTTATATTGGTCTGTATCTTTTGATATGGGGAGAAGCCGCAAACTTGAGATTCATGCCAGAATGCCTGTGCTATATCTATCATCAC ATGGCGTTTGAGCTGTATGGTATGCTAGCTGGGAATGTCAGTCCAATGACAGGGGAAAATGTGAAGCCTGCTTATGGAGGTGAAGAAGAGGCATTCTTGAAAAAAGTCGTTACTCCTATCTATGATGTGATTGCAAAG GAAGCTGAAAGGAGTAAAAAGGGGAGATCAAAGCATTCCCAATGGAGAAACTATGATGATTTGAATGAATACTTCtg GTCAGTTGATTGCTTTCGGTTAGGTTGGCCAATGCGTGCAGATGCTGATTTCTTTCATCTGCGTGCTGAACAATTCCGATATGAGAAAAATGGG GAGAATAAACCAGCTTTTACAGATCGATGGGTAGGAAAAGTTAATTTTGTTGAGATACGTACATTCTGGCATGTGTTTAGAAGCTTTGATCGATTGTGGAGCTTCTTTATTCTGTGGTTACAG GCTATGATTATTCTTGCTTGGAATGGTTCGGGGGAGCTAAGCTCTGTGTTTACTGGTGATATATTTAAGAAAGTACTGAGTGTCTTCATAACAGCTGCAATATTAAAGCTTGGTCAAG CTGTCCTTGACGTAATCCTTAGTTGGAAAGCATCGCAGAGCATGTCATTCCATGTCAAGTTGAGATACATTCTGAAGGTTGTTTCAGCTGCTGCATGGGTGGTAGTCCTACCAGTTACTTATGCTTATACTTGGGAGAATCCTCCAGGGTTTGCTCAAACCATAAAAAGCTGGTTTGGCAATAATTCAAGCTCGCCTTCCTTATTTATTTTGGCCGTAGTGATCTACCTGTCTCCAAACATGCTGGCAGCAATACTGTTCCTTTTTCCCTTTATACGTAGATTCCTTGAGGGGTCAAACTATAAGATAGTGATGCTCATGATGTGGTGGTCACAG CCACGGCTCTATGTTGGACGAGGCATGCATGAGAGTGCACTGTCTCTTTTCAA GTATACAGTGTTTTGGGTTCTTCTCATAGTCACGAAGTTGGCATTTAGTTACTACATAGAG ATAAAGCCTCTAGTTGGTCCAACAAAAGCTGTTATGGATGTTCATGTTACTACTTATCAGTGGCATGAGTTCTTTCCTCGTG CAAAGAACAACATTGGTGTTGTGATTGCACTCTGGGCTCCAATAATTCTC GTGTATTTTATGGATGCCCAGATTTGGTATGCCATATTTTCTACTTTGTTTGGGGGTGTCTATGGCGCATTCAGACGTCTTGGAGAG ATTCGAACATTAGGAATGCTCAGATCTCGTTTCCAATCATTGCCTGGAGCTTTTAATGCCTGTTTAATTCCAGAGGAGAAGAACGAGCCAAAAAGGAAAGGATTGAAGGCCACCTTGTCTCGCAATTTTGCTGAG ATCCCGTCGAACAAAAATAAAGAGGCAGCAAGGTTTGCTCAGTTGTGGAACAAAATTATTAGTAGCTTTAGAGATGAAGATCTGATAAGCAACAG GGAAATGGATTTGTTGCTTGTTCCATATTGGGCTGACCAAGATTTGGAACTCATACAGTGGCCTCCCTTTTTGCTTGCCAGCAAG ATCCCAATAGCCTTAGACATGGCCAAGGACAGCAATGGTAAAGATAAAGAGCTGAAAAAGAGGATTGATGCTGACAACTACATGTCTTGTGCTGTTCGTGAATGTTATGCTTCATTTAGGAACATCATCAAGGCCTTGGTTCAAGGAGAGCGTGAGAAAGA GGTGATCAATTTCATATTTTCTGAAGTTGACAAACATATTGAAGATGGTACCTTGATAAGCGAGTACAGGATGAGTGCTCTTCCTAGCCTATATGACCATTTTGTGACGCTTATCAAATATTTG TTAGATAACAATAAGGATGACAGGGATCAAGTTGTGATTCTCTTCCAGGACATGTTAGAGGTTGTGACACGAGATATCATGATGGAGGATCATATATCAAG TTTGGTAGATTCTGTGCATGGTGGATCTGGACATGAAGAGATGACTTCTCTTGATCAGCAATATCAATTGTTTGCATCTTCTGGAGCTATAAAGTTTCCTATTGAGCGAGTGACAGAGGCATGGAAAGAGAAG ATCAAGAGGCTTTTTCTTTTGCTTACAACAAAAGAATCTGCCATGGATGTGCCATCAAACTTAGAAGCTAGGAGGCGCATTTCTTTCTTCTCAAATTCGTTGTTTATGGACATGCCTGATGCTCCTAAAGTTCGCAATATGCTTTCTTTCTC TGTTTTAACTCCATACTACACAGAGGAGGTACTATTTTCATTGAAAGATTTGGAAGTGCCAAATGAAGATGGTGTTTCAATCCTCTTTTACTTGCAAAAGATATTTCCAG ATGAATGGAACAACTTTCTTCAGCGAGTAAATTGCAGCACTGAAGAAGAACTCAAAGACTTTCTTGAGCGCGGAAAAAGCAGAAGTGATGATGGAGCCAAAGGAGCAGAGGAATTAGAAGAAGAACTTCGTCTATGGGCATCATATAGGGGCCAAACATTGACTAGAACTg TAAGAGGTATGATGTATTATCGGAAGGCGTTGGAGCTTCAGGCTTTCCTTGATATGGCTGGGCATGAAG aTTTGATGGAGGGCTATAAAGCCATAGAATTAAATACAGATGATCGGTCAAAGGGAGAAAGGTCACTGTTGACACAATGTCAAGCTCTAGCTGATATGAAATTCACATATGTGGTATCATGCCAACAATATGGAATTGATAAGCGATCTGGTCATGCTCGAGCACAGGATATTTTGAGGCTTATGACAAA ATATCCATCACTTCGTGTGGCATATATTGATGAGGTTGAAGTAACTAACCAAGACAAATCCAAGAAGAGCAACCACAAAGTTTACTATTCtgctcttgtgaaggcagcgtCACCCAAGTCTATTGATCCTTCGGAGCCAGTACAGAATTTGGATGAG GTCATTTATCGAATCAAACTTCCAGGACCAGCAATCTTGGGTGAGGGAAAACCTGAAAACCAGAATCATGCTATTATCTTTACACGTGGGGAAGGCTTGCAAACAATAGATATGAACCAG GATAACTACATGGAAGAAGCTTTAAAAATGAGAAATTTGCTgcaagaatttcttaaaaaacaTGATGGTGTGAGACATCCTTCAATACTTGGACTTAGGGAACATATATTTACAGGAAG TGTTTCATCTCTTGCATGGTTTATGTCGAATCAAGAGACCAGTTTTGTGACGATAGGTCAAAGACTCTTGGCCAACCCACTGAA GGTTCGGTTCCACTATGGTCATCCAGATGTGTTTGATAGGCTTTTTCACCTCACTAGAGGGGGTGTCAGTAAAGCATCCAAGGTCATCAATTTGAGTGAAGACATATTTGCTG GTTTTAATTCTACACTCCGCGAGGGAAATGTTACACATCATGAATACATACAGGTTGGGAAGGGAAGGGATGTGGGACTTAATCAGATATCTATGTTTGAGGCCAAAATTGCTAATGGCAATGGTGAGCAGACCTTGAGCCGTGATATATATAGGCTGGGACACCGCTTTGACTTTTTCCGTATGTTGTCTTGCTATTTCACCACAGTTGGTTTCTACTTCAGTACCTTG ATAACTGTGCTTACTGTATATGTATTCCTTTATGGCCGTCTTTATCTTGTTCTGAGTGGACTTGAAGAAGGTTTAATTGATCAGAAGGCACTTCGAGATAATAAACCTCTTCAGGTGGCTCTTGCTTCTCAATCTTTCGTTCAAATTGGATTTTTGATGGCCTTGCCTATGCTAATGGAAATTGGCCTGGAAAGGGGCTTCCGAACTGCACTAAGTGAATTTATATTAATGCAATTGCAACTTGCACCGgtatttttcacattttctcTTGGAACCAAGACACACTATTATGGAAGAACTTTGCTTCATGGAGGTGCAAAATATAGGCCTACAGGTCGAGGATTTGTAGTGTTCCATGCCAAGTTTGCTGAAAACTATAGACTTTATTCCCGTAGCCATTTTGTCAAGGGTATTGAGATGATGATTTTGCTAGTTGTGTACCAGATCTTTGGTCAGTCTTATAGAAGTGCTGTTGCTTATGTCTTGATCACTGTATCTATGTGGTTTATGGTTGGGACATGGCTATTTGCTCCCTTCCTATTTAATCCTTCTGGTTTTGAGTGGCAAAAGATTGTTGATGATTGGACTGATTGGAATAAATGGATTAGTAACAGAGGGGGGATAGGTGTACCTCCAGAAAAGAGTTGGGAATCATGGTGGGAAGAGGAACAAGAACATCTTCGTCATTCTGGAAAACGTGGAATTGTGGCTGAGATATTGTTATCCTTACGATTCTTTATCTATCAATATGGGCTGGTTTATCACTTAAAGCTCACAACGAACACCAAAAGTTTTCTG GTCTATGGAATATCATGGCTGGTGATCTTTCTGATATTATTTGTGATGAAG ACAGTATCTGTTGGGAGGCGAAAGTTCAGTGCAAACTTCCAGCTTGTGTTCCGGCTAATCAAGGGAATGATATTCCTTACTTTTGTCTCTATTCTGGTCACTTTAATTGCACTGCCTCACATGACTGTTCAGGATATCATTGTTTGCATTCTTGCTTTTATGCCAACTGGATGGGGTATGCTTTTG ATTGCACAAGCTTGTAAACCTCTTGTCCATCGTGCTGGTTTTTGGGGATCAGTTCGGACACTGGCACGTGGTTATGAGATTGTCATGGGCCTGCTTTTGTTCACTCCAGTTGCATTCCTCGCCTGGTTCCCTTTTGTTTCTGAATTCCAGACTCGTATGTTATTCAACCAAGCATTTAGCAGAGGTCTGCAAATTTCACGTATTCTTGGTGGTCAAAGGAAGGATCGATCTTCTCGGAACAAAGAGTAA